In Candidatus Eisenbacteria bacterium, the DNA window GGGCCCAAACCTCGGGTATCAATTTTGGCCGGGTCGCCATGCGGCATGGCGTCATTGTCCTAAACGACCCGAATGGATTGGCCAAGGCCATGAACAAAATGTACTTCCAGCTGTTCCCCGAGGAAGTGAGACCGCGAACCCTCATCACCATGGATCGCGCTGAGATCAAGGCGTTTATCGAGGAGATGGGGGGGACGGCCGTTCTGAAGCCGTTGCAGGGATCGGGCGGCAGTGGCGTCTTTCTGGTGAAGCCGGAGCACAAAGCGAATCTGAATCAGATGATCGAGTCATTGACACGGGATGGCTACATCATCGCGCAGGAATACCTCCCGTCCGCGTCGGAGGGGGACACACGCTTTTTTGTCATGAACGGCCGGCCCCTGCGGTACAAGGGAAAATATGCGGCCTTCCGGCGCGTGCGCACGGGTGACGATATGCGCAGCAACATCCACGCGGGCGGAAAACTCAGAGAGGCCGTGATTACGGATGTTCATCTCAAGGTCGCGGAGATCGTCCGCCCGAAACTGGTGCAGGATGGAATGTTTCTCGTGGGACTCGATATCGTCGGAGACAGGCTGATGGAGATCAATGTCTTCAGCCCGGGTGGCTTGGGCAGCGCTCAGAAATTTGAGAAGGTGAATTTCACCTACGCCGTCATCGATGCGCTGGAAAGCAAGGTCAATTATATGCAGTACTACCGAAGGAACTTCGCCAATGTAGAAATGGCAACGCTGTAGGGCCACCGAGTTCAATATCAGACGACCGGGCTTTATCACCAAGTGGGGAAACGGAATGGACAAGCTAAGCCGCTGGTGGGGGGATTTCCCGTTTGAAGTGGATGAGCGAAAGCATTGGCAAATCGGACCATTGAGCTTGTCGATTCGCCGCAGCTCCCTGGAATGGCGCATCATCCACAACCAAGAGCCTGACCCGCTGAAAGACATCTTGATTACCGCTGAGCCGGTGGGAACCGAGACCTCTGATGAGGTGGAGTCCATGAACCGCTTTGCCTTTCGCCGTACCCCCAAGCTGTTGCGGCTTCTTCCGGCACTCGCCGATCGGCCGATTGTGGTGAAACCCGCGACTCCTCTTTTCTTACCGCCGGGTGAAGAGGTCATTCTCTATGTCAGCACCGCGTTATGGGTCCAGATCCACGTCGGCAAGCCCTGGAGTCAGCTTCAAGAAACAGCCACATTCCGGCCCACCGACACCTGGTTCGGCCCCTCGACGATCACTGGAGAATTGTGTTATGGGAGCAGGACCAACGCGCGCCTGCGGCTTGAGGATCTTCCCATCCGGTCGCACCGGGCCGTCTCGGCCGTCACGATTATAAATAGGGCGAAATCGGCTCTGTCCCTTGAAAAGCTGAAGCTGCCCACACAGAACCTTTCTCTTTACACCACGCCGGCTGGACATCTTTGGACGGATGCTCTCATTCTCGAGCGCGAGCAGGATGATGAGCAGGCCAATGTCCGCCTGAGTGAGAAGCATGTGCCGGCAGGGTCTAAAGTTGTGAATGAACCGCGTCAACAACTCGAGAAGGGCTTCCTGTTAGAAGCTTTTGGTGGATTATTCGGTAGGAGAGCGGAGAAAGAAGATGACCGGATTTCTGGAAAGCCTGGGTTTGAGTCAGATATTGACTCCCGATCGGCTCGTCAGCTTGCTCAAAGCGGTGCTTACGCTCATCATCGGTGTACTGCTGGCGCGCCTTGCCAGCTCGGCGGCCGCCAAAGTCATAAAGGGCCGGATGAGCCTGCACGAGGCCGTCATCGTTCGAAGGCTCGTCTTTTACATTTTGACGGGACTCGTTCTCGCGACCGCACTTCACCAACTGGGTTTTCAACTCGGTGTCCTCCTGGGCGCAGCAGGAATTCTCACCGTGGCCATTGGTTTTGCATCCCAAACCTCCGCCTCAAATCTCATTAGTGGACTTTTCCTCATCGCCGAGCGCCCTTTTGCTGTGGGAGACTTGGTGATGGTTGAAAATACAACGGGGATTGTACAGTCTATTGATCTCTTGTCGGTTAAACTCCGGACATTCGACAACCTCTTCGTACGGGTTCCAAACGAACACATCATCAAGTCGATCGTTACAAATGTGACCCGCTTTCCGATACGGCGAGTGGATATCGAAGTGGGCATCGCCTACAAGGAAAATGTCGAGAAGGTCAGGGGAATCTTGTTTGGTGTCGCGGATCGAAATCCTCTTTGCCTGGATGATCCCAAGCCCATATTGATTTTCATGGGCTACGGTGATTCGGCTTTGGAGTTCAAGTTCTGCGTGTGGGGCGCCAGCGGAAATTTCCTGGATCTGATGAACTCGATAAAAGAAGAGATCAAGGTTGCCTTTGATGACCAGGGAATTGAAATACCGTTTCCGCACCGGACATTGTACACGGGCAGCGTAACGGAGCCATTCCCCGTTCGTGTTGTAGAGGAATCAAAGAGCTAGGCCTGGTGAGGCCTGCTCAAGGAGGTCAATATGTCACGGTTTTTTATGGGCCTGCTGGCGATGGCGATGATAATGATCCCGGCGACCGGCGCACTGGCGCAGGGAAGTGATGGGTTGCAGGGCATTCAGAGTGTTTATGTCCTCATCCAGGACCTTCCGGAGGAACTGGCAAAGGACGGTCTAACTCAGGAGATTCTTCGTAAGGATATGGAAGAGCCCATCCTGGCGACCGGACTCCGCGTGCTTTCTCTCGAAGAATCGATGGAGGCCCGCCCGGATCAGGGGATCCTCAGGCTCGTCATCATGTCCCAACCCGTATCGGAAAATAATCGCATCTATGCCGTGCGGTTGGATTTCAGGCGTAAGGTCATGATCGCCGGCCAGCCTGAAACGCAGCTGATGGCCAGCACCTGGCAGGCGCTTGATATCGGCATGACGCCCATCAAAGATATGCTCGAGATTCGAAGCGCGGCACGCGACCTGGTGAGCAAGTTTGCTGCGGATCACAGCAATGCCAATCCCAAAGTGCCGGGGAAATCTTCGAAGTAGGCATCCAACGAAGACCGGCCGATCGAAGCGGCCGGCGGGAGATCCCAGGCTTCCGCCGTCAATCGCCCCATCGCGCGCGGAAGCCCCGCACATCGACGTGGACGAAGGGTCCATGGTTCTGCGTTTTCCTGTAGCGGGCGAGTCCTCCCAGGAAGTGCTCATAGAAGGGCTTCCCGTAAAGAACATCCACGATGTCGTAGAGAACGGCCGCATCCCGGTAGTCAATCTCTCCATCGTGGTTCAGGTCATCCATCACACCGTTGAGGGGATCGGCATCGATGAAAATATCGGCGGCGCCTCCGTAAACGTGCCGGCTGTATTTGACATTTCCGATACTCTTGTTGTAGTAGGGGGTCCTGTATCCGCTCATAATGTTAAATGTACCGCAATGAATACCGGCTTCGTTTGTCTTCCGTAGAATCAGCTCCAGCTTGAGAACCAGCTTTTCTTTAACAACGACATACTTGGGGCTGCCGCCTTCCTGATGGCACAGGAACTGCCCAATGTTGAAGTGGGGGGAAACCAGTGTCTTTTCGTTCTCCTGCGTTACCTCGATGAAGCCGCGGGGGGCCTCATAGATCTTTAAATTTTTAAGGGGAATCTTGGGATAATCTCCGATCCGATACCCGTTAAGATAGCCATTTTTAACATTACTCGAGGGGACCATGACAAAAACATTGAGGCTCATGGAATCACCGACATCAGGGTGGTGGATTCGAATATGGTAGAGACCTGGGACTTTGGGAGCCGTCCAAGTAAGCGAGAAGTCTTTGGAGCAGGACGCTGTCAGATCTCCTTCCAGGCGCCACGCGCTTCGGGGCTTGGGATCAAGATCGAAGGACACCAGCTCATTGGGGAGGAGATAAATGGCAAAAGTATTGTATGGATTCTTCATCCCCTTGAACTTCAAGTTGAAGTCAGCCCTGCCGGTTTCGTAGGGAAGCGCTGATCCTTGCGATGCCGGAGCGGGCGCCGGCGCACAAAGTATCGCTACAAACGCCACGAAAGATATTGCCGGTCTTCGTGACATCGGCTTCCTTTCCAGAGCTACTGGACCGGGGGAGGCTCCCGCAGGGCCTCCAGCAAAAGGCGGTCGCGGTCATAAATATCCCGCCTGAGGTGGCAGCGGTTGGCCCGATCGACCCATGCCGTCCAGTAGAGGAGGTGGACCCGGATCGGATGTGGCAGAGAAACCGTCCGCTCCCGTCCTTCCTGCTCCACTTTAACAATCTGTTCAGGCGTCCACTGGGGATCATCACTCAAGAGATAGTGGGCGAGTTCCACCGGCTTTTCTATTCGGATGCAACCGGAGCTGAAAGCACGCTCAGCCTTGGCGAAAAGACCCTTGGCGGGTGTGTCATGGAGGTAGACATCGAATTTGTTGGGGAACATAAATTTCACCAGCCCCAGCGCATTCTGCGGACCGGGATCCTGGCGGAATCTGTAGGGCAATCTCTGCGCGCTCATGCCGGCCCAGCGGACCGTCGACGGATCCACCTCCCGTGCGTCGGCGCCCCACCCCGAGTAAACTCGGATCTTCTGCGCCGCCAAAAAACCCGGGTCCTTCTGCACCTTGGGAAGGATGTCCTTGGAGGCGATCCCCGGCGGGACATTCCAGTAGGGGCTCATGACGAGGTAGGTCATCATCGCGCTGAAGACAGGCGTGCGCCGTTGATCCTTCCCGACGACCACTTTCATTGTCAGGATGGTATCGGCGTTCTGTACAACGAACAGATGAAAATCAGCGACATTGACGAGGAGATATCTTGTTCCCAGATCCTGCGGCAGCCAGCGCCAGCGTTCCAGATTGAGAAGGATCTTCTCGACCGTCCTCTCCACGGGGATATTGAGCGCCCCGATGGTTTTCTGACCGACAATTCCATCCACATCCAAGCCGCGTAGCTCCTGAAAATCCAAGACCGCATCGCGGAGCGTTGCGTCAAAAGCCTCGGGGTCGGCGGTCATTCCATCCGCCAGAAGATTTTCCGCGGCGAGACGCCGGCGGAGCTCTTGTACACGGCCGTCAATGGAACCCAGCTCAAGCTTGGGGCCCGGGGAAACGGTGGGCCATCCGCCCTGATCTGATATTCGGCGGTAATGAGCCAGCGCGGTTTTCAGTCGCCTGTAACCGGGACCCATCGGGAGCAAGGATGGCAGTTCCTCTTTGATTCCCGCCCCCTGAAGCGCTTTTTCGAGGACTTGCGCCAGGTCCCCCTCCCGGCGGGTGGCGATCCATTCCGGGTCCAGGGTCTCAGGATTGACCCTCCCGGAAAGGAGGTGGGAAGCGTATACAAGAAACCCGTCTGTGAGCAGAAGTTCGAGATCGACATAGAGATCCGGGCCTGCCCCGCCGGGCGTCCGCGCCTTGTCGAGACGCGTTGCGATTCCCTCCAGATGATAATCCTCCGGGATGAGACCCTCTTGATAGGCGCCGCGAAGGGCTTCCAAAAGATCCTCCGCCGCGGTGGTGACTCCGCGGTCATCAATCCAAGCCGGCGCAAAGGTTCTTTCCTGATAGAAGCGCGGGAGCGCCAGGGAAGCGTAGATCCGCTCCTCCCCAATCTTGATATGGGGAGGAACTCCGGCGGATTCTATTCGGCGCCGCAGGGACTCGCGCACGATCTCCGCGAGGTTCGGTGTAGTAACCATGGTTTCATTTCCCGATGGACCTTCGGGAATGGACAAGGCGACCAAGGATACCGCGATGATAATGGCCAAGGAATGCCATTTGATCATTTGTTAAAGACCCTTCTCGACCATGAGTTGGGCGAAGTCGGCCAATCTCGCGGAGTATCCCCATTCATTGTCATACCAAGCCAATACTTTAGCCACGCGGTCTCTCAGGACAAGCGTGCTCTCGGCATCGACAATACTGGAATGCGGATCACCGATGATATCCCGGGAGACAAGGGCTTCGTCGGAGACCCGGAGGATTCCGGCGAAGTGGTCTTCCTGGGAGGCGTCGCGAAGGGCTTGGTTGACCCCATCGGCGGATACGGTGGACCCAAGGGTCGCCACGATATCGGTAATCGATCCATCCGGGACCGGCACCCGCAGCGCCATCCCATCCATGCGGCCCTTAAGATCGGGAATGACCAGCGCTGTTGCCCGGGCGGCGCCTGTCGTCGTTGGAACGATCGAGAGGCTCGCTGAGCGTCCCCGCCGGCGTTTCCGCGTGGGAATATCCATGAGCGACTGGCTGGATGTATAGGCATGCACCGTCGTAATCATGAGATGCTCCACTTTAAAGCGGTCATGAAGAACCTTGGCGACGGGAGCCAGGGAATTTGTTGTACAAGATGCGTTGGATACAATGTGATGGCGGCTGGGATCGTAGGTTTTATGATTAACGCCCAGGACGAAGGTCCCATCCGCATCGTCCATGGGCGCTGAGATGATGACCTTCTTTGCGCCGGCCGCCAGATGCCCCGCCGCCGCCTCTCGTTTTCTGAAGACGCCGGTGCACTCGAGCACGATGTCGACGCCGATACTCTTCCACGGAATCTTCTTGGGATCAGATTCCGAGAAGAAATGTATGTTTCGATCTCCAACCTGGATGGAATTATTCTCATCACTGACCTTCAAAGGATACCATCCGTGTACAGAGTCGTACTTCAGGAGATACGCCAGGTCGCCGATGTCGGCCAGATCGTTAATGCCTACGACCTCGACGCCCTTCCTCGACATCAGGTGTTTAAGCGTGCAACGGCCGATGCGCCCAAAGCCATTGATTCCTATTTTCGTCATTGGACATTACCTCCAGTTGAATTACAGGGGACTCCCTTCCACCAGCTTCACTTTCATCATGCTCACTTCCAGCGGGCGCTTCAAGATGAACAGGGCATGATCCTTGCGCAAATGGTACCATTCCCTAATATCAAGTGTATAAACCCTATCTGAAGGAGGTTCTGACCATGAGATGTGGCGGCAATAATGCTGTAACTGAATTTAGGGGATGGGATTGCAGCCTCCAGCGACGGGGTCCCGCTTGTCTGTTCCTGGTAATTTTCAGCCTCGCTTGGCGGGGTCCGGCATACGCCGCTGAGATTTCCGGATACCATTTTGACAACGAGATGATGGTTGAGGGAAGTTCTCTGATGCTCAGAAGCCTCGCGATTAAGGAAGCTACCTTTTTTAAGATTGACGTATACGCCATCGGCCTCTACTTTGCGGGTGGCACACTCACCGCCGAGTCGATCCTCGCTCCGGGCGGGACCAAAGTTCTCATGATGAAGTTCCTCGTCGATGTCACCGGCAAGAAGCTGGGCGACTCCTGGATACGCGACCTCGGAGCCAGCTGTGAATCGAACTGCGATTCCTTGCTGACCGCGGCGGGGAAGATCGCCGGCAATCTTCCGGACATCAAGAAGGGTCAAACAATTACCTATATTGTTTTCCCATCACGGGTTCAGATTTTGGTGAACGGCTCCTCCATCGGGTTCTTGGAAGGAGCCAACGCCTCTCGAGCCGTCCTGGCCGCCATTTTCGGAAAGAGAGCTTCAAAGCGTCTCCAGGACAATCTCCTGCGTCCGTTGCCGCAATGATGCTCTACCCGGTGATTTCACCAAACGAGTCTTGATGAATGCGAAATCGATGGGGGATGTGTCCATGAAAGTGTTCCTTGGCCGGCTCAGGAGCCGATTTCTCGCTGGTGCTCTCTTCATCGTGCCCCTTGTCGTTACGATTCTTGTTCTCCAGTACATCTTTCGCACACTCGATCAATTCTTGGGTCCTGTGGCGGCCGAGATTCTGGGTCGTCAAATCCCCGGGGTCGGCATTCTCGCAACGATCGGTCTGGTCTTCCTGGTGGGAGTTTTTGTAACGAATCTTTTAGGCCGGCGATTGTTCCACCTCGTTGAACGCCTCATGACGAGCCTCCCAATGGCAGGGTCCATCTACAAAGGCTCGCGCGACATCCTGATGGCCGTCGCCGCACCGGAGCGAAAAAGATTCAGGGACGTTGTGATGCTGGAGTACCCCAGTGAGGGCAAGTTCTCCTACGGATTTGTGACAAGCTATATGACCCGGGAGATGTTGGGGGGGAGCGAGTCTATCGCAAACATCTTCATCCCAAGCGCGCCCCTTCCCACAAGCGGCCCCCTCGTGGCTGTTCGTGTCGAGGATCTCATGTATCTCGATATGTCCATTGATGACGCCCTCAAGATGATCGTCTCGGGAGGGATCGTGACCCCCAAGATCATTCGTATCAGGGAGCATCCTCTTGATGGGGATATGGAATAACTATGAATGAAGTCATATAGGGGATTCCGCCCGTGATCCTTCAGTTCGCGCTTTTCCTTTTCGGCCTGGCTCTTCTGTTGGCCGGCGCCCACATGCTTGTTGACGGATCGTCAAAGCTGGCCGGAAGCCTTGGGGTTTCCAGGCTCTTCATTGGTCTCACTGTCGTCGCATTCGGTACGAGCGCTCCGGAGCTGGCGGTCAACATCCAGGCGGCTCTCTCGGGAAAAACAGACATTGGATTTGGAAATATCGTCGGTTCCAACATCGGCAATATCGGTCTCATCATCGGCGTCTGCGCTCTTCTGCGCCCCCTCACCATCGAAGGGATCCTGGTGCGCAGGGAGATCCCCATGATGATCCTTGTTACCCTCGCAGGACTCGTCCTAGGTTTTGACACACTCCTACGAACGGGGCCGGGGATCTATGACCGGTTCGATGGACTGATGCTCCTTCTTCTCTTTGGGATCTTTATGTTTTACACCGTCGCGGGAGTTCTGCGGAAGGAAACGATCGATCCGCTGCTCGAGCAGACGACTCAAAAGGCGGCGTCTGGAATCCAGCGCAAGCTCTCCGCCAATCTGGCGCTCTCAGGACTCGGTCTGATCATGCTCATTTTAGGGGCGCATCTTTCCACCGGCTCCGCTGTGCATCTTTCGAAAAGCCTGGGAGTGCCACCCGCCGTCGTTGGGCTGAGCCTTGTGGCCCTGGGAACAAGCCTACCCGAACTTGTCACGTCTGTCGTTGCGACCTGGAAGGGGCACACGGACTTGGCCGTGGGCAACATTGTGGGATCGAATATTTTCAATCTCGGCTTTATTCAGGGCCTCACCGCGCTTATCAAGCCGGTCGCTGTACCCAAAGGAGGGCTTGCCGATTTGTGGGTCATGATGGGTTTCGCCGCCCTTCTCCTGCCCTTTGCCATTACGGATAGACTGCGGATCGTACGGTGGGAAGGAGGCGTTCTTCTGACCGCGTATGCGGGTTACATGACCATCAGATTTCTTAGCATGCCCTCTCCCTAAGGACACATCGGCGCCGGATGGCAATGTCTACTTGCTCCAACCCACTTCGATTCCCGACGTGCCCTGGGTTCCGGTCAGCGTTTGGAGTTTGAAGTGTTGAGAGAGCATATACTCAAGATTGATATAGAAGCTGGTCGCTGAGTCGAGAGCTTGCTCATACTTGAGGAGGGCGCGAGGCGTAAGATACTTGCCGACAATGAGAGTGCTTTGAGTATCGGTTCCCTCGGCTCTCCGTATGGACATCATATCCACACCCAAGCTTCGAGATAGCCGCTCTTCGAGCTTCGCTAACGGGTAACTTGCAGCGACATCAATGGCCCGGCTCTGCAAGAGGTCCATCTGGTTTGAGCTAAGCTCTCCCAGAGGCCGCCCGAAGAGCAGAAAGGCCATAATATCACCCTCTGTCATTTCCGGATCTGAACTGAACGCCAGCTCGGGTTGTTGGGCCGTGCCGCTGAAAAGGGTCGTTATCACGGCATCTCCGACGCGGGCGCTGAGAACAAGGTCGATGGATGGATCGATCTCGTCCCCGCCGAAGAAAACAACCTTTCCACTATCGATACTGAAAGTGCGGCCCAGAAAGATCAACTGCCCCCGAACGGCGCTAAGCTCGCCGGTGATTGTCGGCAGTGTCCTCCCCTTTTGCGCCACGTTTAATTCACCCGCAAGCTCTACATCAAGTCCTCGTCCACGAATCCAAAGCCCGGAGGGAATAGAAACCGCCACATTCAAGTTCATTTCCAATAGTTTCGGGGGCTCCGACATGCCATCGGCTTTCGGTTTCCCGGGAGAGCCTGGGGATGACTCCTCCAAACTCACAGGATGCAACCCCTCCACGCCCCAGAGTAAGGCTTCACCGTCGATGGGATGAAGCGCTCGTTTTTCCTCGGGGATGCGAATCACACCGTTCAGGATTTCAATCTGGCCTTCGATTTCCGGCTTCCTTCCAGTGCCCGATAGCTTCAC includes these proteins:
- a CDS encoding L,D-transpeptidase family protein, with the translated sequence MIKWHSLAIIIAVSLVALSIPEGPSGNETMVTTPNLAEIVRESLRRRIESAGVPPHIKIGEERIYASLALPRFYQERTFAPAWIDDRGVTTAAEDLLEALRGAYQEGLIPEDYHLEGIATRLDKARTPGGAGPDLYVDLELLLTDGFLVYASHLLSGRVNPETLDPEWIATRREGDLAQVLEKALQGAGIKEELPSLLPMGPGYRRLKTALAHYRRISDQGGWPTVSPGPKLELGSIDGRVQELRRRLAAENLLADGMTADPEAFDATLRDAVLDFQELRGLDVDGIVGQKTIGALNIPVERTVEKILLNLERWRWLPQDLGTRYLLVNVADFHLFVVQNADTILTMKVVVGKDQRRTPVFSAMMTYLVMSPYWNVPPGIASKDILPKVQKDPGFLAAQKIRVYSGWGADAREVDPSTVRWAGMSAQRLPYRFRQDPGPQNALGLVKFMFPNKFDVYLHDTPAKGLFAKAERAFSSGCIRIEKPVELAHYLLSDDPQWTPEQIVKVEQEGRERTVSLPHPIRVHLLYWTAWVDRANRCHLRRDIYDRDRLLLEALREPPPVQ
- a CDS encoding DUF502 domain-containing protein encodes the protein MKVFLGRLRSRFLAGALFIVPLVVTILVLQYIFRTLDQFLGPVAAEILGRQIPGVGILATIGLVFLVGVFVTNLLGRRLFHLVERLMTSLPMAGSIYKGSRDILMAVAAPERKRFRDVVMLEYPSEGKFSYGFVTSYMTREMLGGSESIANIFIPSAPLPTSGPLVAVRVEDLMYLDMSIDDALKMIVSGGIVTPKIIRIREHPLDGDME
- a CDS encoding mechanosensitive ion channel family protein; protein product: MTGFLESLGLSQILTPDRLVSLLKAVLTLIIGVLLARLASSAAAKVIKGRMSLHEAVIVRRLVFYILTGLVLATALHQLGFQLGVLLGAAGILTVAIGFASQTSASNLISGLFLIAERPFAVGDLVMVENTTGIVQSIDLLSVKLRTFDNLFVRVPNEHIIKSIVTNVTRFPIRRVDIEVGIAYKENVEKVRGILFGVADRNPLCLDDPKPILIFMGYGDSALEFKFCVWGASGNFLDLMNSIKEEIKVAFDDQGIEIPFPHRTLYTGSVTEPFPVRVVEESKS
- a CDS encoding glutathione synthase, with the translated sequence MRVGFMVNDIDTEQAGYTTIRLAMALINRGHEAWFMGAGDFALDPEDKVKARARTVIGKKYKSSEVITADLQGKKRSRIERITVDDLDVLMLRNDPSTEPGFRAWAQTSGINFGRVAMRHGVIVLNDPNGLAKAMNKMYFQLFPEEVRPRTLITMDRAEIKAFIEEMGGTAVLKPLQGSGGSGVFLVKPEHKANLNQMIESLTRDGYIIAQEYLPSASEGDTRFFVMNGRPLRYKGKYAAFRRVRTGDDMRSNIHAGGKLREAVITDVHLKVAEIVRPKLVQDGMFLVGLDIVGDRLMEINVFSPGGLGSAQKFEKVNFTYAVIDALESKVNYMQYYRRNFANVEMATL
- a CDS encoding calcium/sodium antiporter, with the protein product MILQFALFLFGLALLLAGAHMLVDGSSKLAGSLGVSRLFIGLTVVAFGTSAPELAVNIQAALSGKTDIGFGNIVGSNIGNIGLIIGVCALLRPLTIEGILVRREIPMMILVTLAGLVLGFDTLLRTGPGIYDRFDGLMLLLLFGIFMFYTVAGVLRKETIDPLLEQTTQKAASGIQRKLSANLALSGLGLIMLILGAHLSTGSAVHLSKSLGVPPAVVGLSLVALGTSLPELVTSVVATWKGHTDLAVGNIVGSNIFNLGFIQGLTALIKPVAVPKGGLADLWVMMGFAALLLPFAITDRLRIVRWEGGVLLTAYAGYMTIRFLSMPSP
- the gap gene encoding type I glyceraldehyde-3-phosphate dehydrogenase, with the protein product MTKIGINGFGRIGRCTLKHLMSRKGVEVVGINDLADIGDLAYLLKYDSVHGWYPLKVSDENNSIQVGDRNIHFFSESDPKKIPWKSIGVDIVLECTGVFRKREAAAGHLAAGAKKVIISAPMDDADGTFVLGVNHKTYDPSRHHIVSNASCTTNSLAPVAKVLHDRFKVEHLMITTVHAYTSSQSLMDIPTRKRRRGRSASLSIVPTTTGAARATALVIPDLKGRMDGMALRVPVPDGSITDIVATLGSTVSADGVNQALRDASQEDHFAGILRVSDEALVSRDIIGDPHSSIVDAESTLVLRDRVAKVLAWYDNEWGYSARLADFAQLMVEKGL
- a CDS encoding peptidase M15A, translating into MSRRPAISFVAFVAILCAPAPAPASQGSALPYETGRADFNLKFKGMKNPYNTFAIYLLPNELVSFDLDPKPRSAWRLEGDLTASCSKDFSLTWTAPKVPGLYHIRIHHPDVGDSMSLNVFVMVPSSNVKNGYLNGYRIGDYPKIPLKNLKIYEAPRGFIEVTQENEKTLVSPHFNIGQFLCHQEGGSPKYVVVKEKLVLKLELILRKTNEAGIHCGTFNIMSGYRTPYYNKSIGNVKYSRHVYGGAADIFIDADPLNGVMDDLNHDGEIDYRDAAVLYDIVDVLYGKPFYEHFLGGLARYRKTQNHGPFVHVDVRGFRARWGD
- a CDS encoding chalcone isomerase family protein translates to MRCGGNNAVTEFRGWDCSLQRRGPACLFLVIFSLAWRGPAYAAEISGYHFDNEMMVEGSSLMLRSLAIKEATFFKIDVYAIGLYFAGGTLTAESILAPGGTKVLMMKFLVDVTGKKLGDSWIRDLGASCESNCDSLLTAAGKIAGNLPDIKKGQTITYIVFPSRVQILVNGSSIGFLEGANASRAVLAAIFGKRASKRLQDNLLRPLPQ